The Streptomyces sp. 11x1 genomic sequence CGCCTCCTGCGATCAGTCAGCTGCTGGGTCGAGCTGCTGGATGGAGTTGCTGGTTCAAATCACCAACTTGGACTTCAATTGATGAAAAGGTGGACCAGAATTCATCGGAGGTCAATGCCTGGCCGTGTTGCTTTTCGGTTCCAGGGCGCTTCCGACGGGTCCGGCGCCGGTGGATGTGTTCAGTGCCGGTGCTCGTGGTCGGGGTGCGAGGGGTCGCCCGGGTGCTCGTGCCCCGGCATGTACTCCACGTCGGCCCGCGCCCGGTCCAGCCAGTCGAAGAAGGCCTGTCGGCCCAGGGCCCGCCGCAACTCCCGTACGACGACGTCATGGACCGCGTCGTACGGCAGGAAGTCGCCCGGCTCCGCCCCGCCGTACGGGTCGACGCCACGCCGCAGCGCCTCCGGGGTGAGGAAGCGGTCCGGATTGCGGTCGTAGTACTCCCGTACGGCCTCCTCCGGCACCCTCTGCTCGGCCTCCAGCGCCGCCAGCAGGGTGCGCGCGGCGGGGGAGTGGGCGAGCGTCACCGCGATGATGCTGCCCAGGTCGGCGACCTCGGTGCCGGACACCGCCGGCGGGCGGGCCGGTGCCTCGCGGGGCGGTGGCGCGAGCCCGCGCGCGGCGCACGCCCGCCGGGCCAGCTCGTCGGCGACGACCACCTGCGTGGCCCACCGCCGCCGCTGTCGCTCCGCCCGCGCCTGCCCCTCCGGCCGGACCTCCCGGTCCCGCGCGGGCACCATCGCCAGTACGACGTCCACCCGCTCCCGGGCGACCGGCACACCACCGACGAGCGCGGCGGGCACGCTGTCCGCCGTCCGTCCGTTCACGGCCCCACCTCCAGGGCGACCGCTTCCGAGTAGGCCACGCAGCCGTGCCAACCGGCCTTCGCCATCAGCCAGTACGACCCCACGGGCACCGCCGAGCCGTCGATCTCGATCGCGTACTCCGTGCTCTCCCCGGGGGCCAGGGCGAAGCCCTGGAGGCCCGGTGCCACGCCGGCCCACGTCCCCCACGAGGACACCGCCCAGAGCGCTCCGCCCACCGGCCCCCGGGTGGTGTTCCGCAGGCGCACCGGCATGCGCGCCCGCTCGCCCCGGCGCACCTCGACCCGGTCGACGCCCAGATCCATCACCAGACTCGGCCCGGTCCGCCCGTCCGGCTCGCCCCGGACCGCCGCGCCGGGCACGTCCAGGGCGACCACGTCCTCGAACGTCTGCCCGCCGTGGGTGAGCCGCGCGGCCAGCGCGTAACGGCCGGGCACCGCCCCCGGCGGGGGTGTCACGGTGACCTCGGTGAGCGAGAAGCCGCCCGTGCCGAGGGCGTACGGCAGTTCGGCGGGCTCGGCGCTCCAGCCGGGCGGCACCTCCAGGGCGACCGTGCCCGAGACCGGCGCGTCGGTGAGCTCGGAGGAGATCCGCACCGTCGCCGTCACCGGGCCGTCGGCGGTCAGCGCGGCCGGCGAGAGGTAGACGGCCACGGGCATGTTGCCCCGGGGCGCCGGACCGGAGTTGTGCAGCCAGTAGCGGGTGTGCACGGGCTGGGCGGGCTCGTGCGCGGCGACACCGGCACCTTCGCCGGGGAGCGCGCAGGAGGGCGAGAGCTGCTCGGTGGGGCTTCCGTCGCCGGGGGCGCCGGAGGTGGTCCCGCAGGCCCGTACGGGCGGCGCGGCGGCCACCGGCGAGGCCAGCACGGTGGCCACCTGGAACCCGGTGAGGTCCAGCTCCAACGCCCCGTCCGCGCCAGGGGCCAGCGCCTCACCGGGCCGCTCCAGGACGTCCGCCCGTCGGCCTGCGGCCCACGCCGCAGGCCCTGTCACCCGTGCCCGCACCGGCCGCCCGTCCACCTCGTGCGCCCGTACGACGACCTCGCGCGCCGGGTCCACGGGCGTGGTGCCGCCCCGGGCCAGCGGCGACCCGGCCGGCTTCAACGCGTCCAGGACGACCCGGCCCTCGGGCTCCAGCGCCAGCAGGGTCACGGTCCTCGGCAGACCGGCCGCCGCCTGGGCAGGCTCCCGCAGCCGTGCCGTGAGCGGATGCTCGGGCGTGCGCAACCGCCCCGTGAGCGGATGGTTGAAGGCGTGGCCCGCGCGCGGCCAGCCAAGGTCGCGCCAGTCGCCCTCGCCCGCGACGACCGCGTACGCGAAGGTGTGCGACCAGCGCTGGAGCTGGAAGCCGGAGCCGTCGGGCGTGGTGCGGCGGGGCGGGTCGACCCAGATGCCGGAGGGCCAGCCGGTGCAGGAGCGCATCAGTGACATGTGGAGGTCGCCGGAGGAGGTGACGACACAGCCCGGGGTGCCCCGGTTCAGGATCGCGAAGCCCCGCCCGTCCCACGCGTCGCCCGGCGGCAGCGCCTCGCCGCCCCCGGCCGCGACGGCCCGTACGGTCGCGTCGTCGAGGTCGGCGATCAGCGCGTCCACGGCCTTCGCGTCGTCCTCGGGGCGGGCGCCCGCCACCACGAGCAGCGGCAGCCGTTCCAGGTCCCGCAGGTCGGCGCCGGGCACCCACTCCTCGCGCAGGGAGGCGCGGGGCGCCACCCACACCGCCGCCAGACCGTCCTCGGCGAGTCGGCGGCGCAGTTCGCGGGCCGCCGCCGGGTCCCAGCCGAGGACCTCGGCGACCAGGGCGTTGCGCTCGGGGCCGCCGACGGCGATCCGGATGTCCGGCAGGTTGGAGTCGACCTCCAGATCGCCGTAGCGGGGGCCGCCCGCGATCGTCGAGGTGGCCGTGACACCGGTGCGGACCAGGGCCGCGGCGAGCGGCGTGCCCAGTTCACCGGCGGCGTCCCAGTCGCCGAAGACCAGTTCGGCGACGCCGATGGACCGGTGGCCGAGCAGGGCGCCGGTGTCGTCGTGGACGGCGACGCGGGCCGTGGAGCCGAGCCCGAACCAGGTGTTGGCCGGGTTGTCGAGCGTCCACGGGAACCGCTCGCTGTCCACCTCGACGAACCCGAAGCCGCGTCCGACGACCGCGTCCGCGACCTCGTGCACCGGCAGCCCGCCGCGCACGTCCGAGGGCCAGCGCACACGGATCAGCCGGTCGGCACCGTCGTAGCCGTCGACGGTCGTCGTCACGTCCAGCCGGTCGACGCCCGCCCAGAGGGTGAGCCGCTGGGTGTACCGGAAGAGGCCCAGGTCGGCGCGGACGGTGATGCGGGAGCCGGCGGGCGAGTGCTCGACATCGATGTCAGCGGTCACGTCCCGGCTCCGGGCGGCTGTGGTGCCGGTCGGGGTGAGGTGCCAGGGGCCCTCGCCGAAGCGCGGGTGCCTCGGGTACTCCTCCTGCACCACCAGCTCGTTGCCGATGTCTCCGGGCCGCAGCAGCTCCCGGCCGCCCCCGGCTCCGGCGAGCGCGCGCAGACTGCTGACGCCGCCGCCCCGCGCGGGGTCGACGGTCACCTCGTAGAACTCATTGCGGATCGTCGTCCCGTCGCCGGGCGTCCAGCCGGGCACCGAACCGTCCGCCAGCGAGAGCGCCTTGAGGCCCATGCCGGGCACGTCCGTCACGACGACGCTCAGTTCGCCGTCCTCGGACACGGCGGGCAGCGGCAGGCCGGTGTGGTCCAGCGGGATCCGGCCCGGGTCGGCGACGGTCAGCACGTCCCTGCGCCGCCAGGTCGCGGAGTTGAGGACGATCAGGTCCGCCCCGTCGCCCGGCAGCGGCGCGACCCGGTCGGCGAGCGCCTGGGTGGCGTCGGCGTGCACCTCCCGCGCCAGGTCGTACAACTCCCGCCAGCCGGTGAGCAGATCGATGTACACCTGGTCCGACTCGGAGCCGGTGATGGCGTCGTGGTGGGCGCCGTAGATCAACTGCCGCCACGCCTTGTCGAGGGCCGCGTCCGGGTAGGGGTGCCCGGTGGTGAGGGAGGCGAGGGTCGCCCAGGCCTCGGCGTCGGCGAGGAGCGCCTCGCCGTACCGCTGGGCCTGCTTGGTGTCGATGTAGGAGACGTCCTTGCCGGTGTAGACCGGGTTCATGTCCCGGGTCTGCGGGGAGGCCGCGCGCCCCTCCCGCTCCAGCTCGGCGCGGACGGCGGCGAAGAAGTCCCGGGGGACGCCGCTGACGAACCGGGGCCAGACGTACCGCTCGTTCCAGTCCCGGTGGATGCCCATCACCCAGCGGCAGGGCGGCGCGTAGTCGCCGCCGACCGGCAGCAGCACGTTCCGGGTGAGCGCGACCTTCTTCAGGCCCCGGAAGAGCTTGAGCGCGGCGGCCTCGGCCTCGGGGAGCGTCGGCGCGTTGTCGATGGCCCAGCCGGCGCCGTAGTGGTTGACCATGTACGCGGTCAGCAGGCCGCGTCCGGAGGGAGCGATCCAGCTGAACTCCGCCGGGAACTGCATCCGCCGCGGATCGCGCGGCTCCTCCCCGAAGACCGACAGGGTCGGCCCCCACTGGTGGAAGGGGCCGCGCGCCCAGGAACTCGACGTGACCCCCGCGTCCGCCATCAGCCCCGGGAACTGCGGGTCGTGCCCGAAGGCGTCCAGCTGCCAGGCGGTCTCCGGCGAGGCCCCCATGATCCCGCGCTGGAAGCCGTCGCCGTACAGCGCGTTGCGCACGGTCGCCTCGGCGCCGGTGAGGTTGGTGTTGGGCTCGTTGTAGGTGCCGCCCATGATCTCGACGCGGCCGGCGCGGATCAGCTGCCGCAGGAAGGCCCGCTCCTCGGGGAACGCGTCCCAGTACGGCTTGAGGTAGTCGACCTCGGCGAGCACGAAGGTGTACGCCGGATCGCGCCGGGCCAGATCGCAGTGGGCGCGGACGAGACTCATGCCGGACTGGCCGCGCGAGTCGAAGGTCCGCGCGGGCAGGCCGGTGACGGCCGGGTCGTCGGCGACGTCCCAGGTCTCGGTGTAGGCGGCCTGGGTGTTCCACCAGACGGGGTCGTAGTGGAAGTGGCTGACCATGAACATGGTCCAGCCGGGCTCGGCGACGGTGAATCCGGCGGTTCGCCGGGCCACCAGCTCCCCGTCGACGGCCGTGACGGTGATCTCCCGGTGGTCGCCGGGGGCGAGACCGTCCGTGACCACGGGTATCTCGGCGCGTACGGTGCCGTCCTCGCCGACGGTGACGACGGCCTGCCCGACCGTGCGGACACCGGGGCCTTCCACGCTCAGCCGGACCGGCCGGCCCGCGTCGTGCTCGACGTCCACGGCGACCACCTGCTGCGGCTGGTCCTCCGTCCCGACGAAGAGCTCGGTCGACTCGACAGAGATGACGCGCATGGGGCTCCTACGAGTGCTCGGGGGAGCCCCATCCTGGCAGCGAGGGGTGGTTCAATCAACCATGCATCGGAATATTGGTTGATTCAACCAGGCAAAATCGCTCGCCGCCCCGGCCGCGCCGTGCTCCGGTCAGCGGCTGCGCCGGGACTTCACCGCGTGTGCGCCCGCGATGTGGTCGGTCAGCGCCAGGGAGGCGCTCGCCCGCTGGTAGGAGAGCTGGCCGACGCGGACGTAGAGGCAGTCGATGAGCATCAGCACGGAGTGACGGGCGCCGATGCTGCCGGTGCGGAAGCTGGTCTCCGACGACGACGCGATCAGCCGGATGTCGGCGGCGCGGGCCAGCGGCGAGCGGGGATCGGCGGTCAGGGCGATGGTGGTGGCGCCGCGCTCCCTGGCCAGCTCGAACGGCTCGATCACCTCCCGGGTGGCGCCGGAGTGGGAGATGCCGATCGCGACGTCCGCCGGGGTCAGCAGGGCGGCCGACGTGGTCGCCGCGTGCACCTCGGTCCAGCCGCGCACCGCGCAGCCGATGCGGAACAGCCGGGTCTCCGTCTCCTGCGCGACCGCGCCGCTGCCGCCGACGCCGTACACGTCCGTGCGCCGCGCGCGGGCCACGGCCTGCGCAGCCCGCTCGACGGAGTCCAGGTCGATCCGGTCGATGGTCTGCTGGATCGCCCGCAGATCGGCGGTGCCGACGACCTGGACGACCCGCTCCAGGCTGTCGTCGGGGGAGATGTCCGGGCCGATCTCGGCGCTACCCCACTCCGAGGACTCGCCCCGGCCCCGCTCCTGGGCCAGCTCGATCAGCAGGTGCTGATAGGAGTCGAGGCCGATGGCCCGGCAGAACCGGGTCACGGTGGCCTGGGAGGTGCCGGTGCGCCGGCCCAGCTCCGCGGCCGAGCAGTGGGTGACGGCGGCCGGATCCTCCAGGATCAGCTCGCCGACCTTCCGCAGGGAGCCGGCCAGCCGGGGCAGCTCGGTGCGGATCAGGGCGGTGACATCGGTCGAGGGCATGCAGAGAAGGTATCAGCCACCCGTTGGCGCATCGGCTGAATACCAGGACCGGTCTTCGCGGCCGCACTCGGGGGTGAACTGCGCCATTGCCCCGGATGCCGCGCCTGTGATTCAGTGATTCATTGATAGGTGTGTAAGGGGTGGTTCAATCCACCAGTGGGGAGTCTCAGGTGTCCGTCGAGTCCGCCAACGAGTCCGTGACCGAGCCGGTGAGCGCCGACCGCTTCGCGCGCGAGGGCCTGGCCGTCCTGCACCGTCTCACCGAGTCCGCGCGCGCCGACGTGGGCGCCGCCGCCACGCTGATCGCCGACTGCGTCCGCGAGGACGGCGTCGTCCAGGCCTTCGGCACCGGCCACTCCCAGGCCATGGTCCTCGAACTCGCCGGCCGCGCCGGCGGCTTCGTGCCCACCAACCGGATCCAGATGGCCGACCTCGTGCTCTTCGGCGGCGACCACCCCAGCGGCCTCGACGATCCGCTGCTCGAACGCGAGCCCGGCATAGCGGTCCGCCTCTACGAACTGGCGGCCCCCCGGCCGCAGGACCTCTTCGTCGTCATCTCCAACTCCGGCGTCAACAACGTCATCGTCGAGATGGCCCTGCACGCCAAGGAGCGCGGACACCGCCTGCTCGCCCTCACCTCCCTCGCCCACACCCACTCCGTGCCCGCCACCCACCCCAGCGGCAAGAAGCTCGCCGACCTCGCCGACGTCGTCCTCGACAACGCGGCCCCGCGCGGCGACGCCCTGCTGGAACTCCCGGGAGGCGGTGCGATCTGCGCCCTCTCCACCCTCACCGGCGTCATGCTCGTCCAGATGACCGTCGCCGAGGCCGCCGCCCAGCTCCTCGCCTCCGGCGACCACCCCCCGGTCTACGTCTCCGCCAACGTGCCCGGCGGCTTCGAGAGCAACCTGGGACTGGAGCAGCGGTACGCCGGCCGCATCCGGCGCACCGCCAGCTGATCACTCGCGGACGCCTAGGGCACCGGCACGGGCGTCAGCGCGACCGCCAGTGGATAGGCGCCGGTCGTCAGCGGCGCCCCCGCGGTGCCGGTCGCGGTGTCGACCGGCACCAGCCTGTTCCCGTCGGCCGTGGTGACGTAGGCCGTGCCGCCGTCCCAGTCCAGGCCGACGTCGAACGCGGACCTCCCGACGGTGATCCTCCTGCCGGGCGCGCCCGTCACGGTGTCGACCGGTGTGACGTGGTCCCCGGTGCTGGGGCTCACCCACAGCGTCCGGCCGTCCGGTGACAGCCCGAGCCCGTACGCCTGACCGGAGACGAGCAGCGTCGGCTCGGTGTCGTTGCTCGCGGTGTCGATCGGAGTGACCGTCGACCCACCGGAGTTGGACACGTACACCGTCTTCCCGTCCGGCGCGGCCACGACGTTGAAGGGGCGGGGGCCGACCGGGATCGCCGCCCCGGCCCTCCCGGTGCCCAGGTCGACCGGCGAGACCGTGTTGTCGTGGATGTTCGCCACGTACAGCGTCCGTCCGTCCGGGGTGATCGCCATGTTCTCCGGTCCCGACCCGACCGTGACGGTCGCGCCCGCCCGGAGCGTGCCCGTGTCCACCGGCTGCACCGTGCCGTCGGTGTAGTTGGCGACCCACAGGGTGCCGCCGTCCGGCGTCAGCGCGAGCCCGGCGGGAACCCGCCCCACTCGCACGGTGGCGGTGACCTCGCCGCGCGCCACGTCGATGACGCTTACCGAGTTCGAGCCCTGGTTCGCGGCGTAGGCGGTCCGGCCGTCGGCGCTCACGACCACCTCACCGGGGTTCGCGCCCACGGCGATGTCCGTGCTCCTCCCGGACGAGAGGTCGATGGAACTCACCGTGGCCCCGCTGAAGTTGGCTGTCAGTGCTCTCGATGCCCCGCCCCCGTCGGTGACCCGGACCGGGATCGCCCGGTCGAGGACGCCCGAGCCGGACACCACGACGGAGTGCACGCCCTCGGTGACCCCGGTGAGGGTGACCTCGGCCGAGGCACCGCCCCCGGCCGGGACGGTGACGGTCCCCTCGGCGGGCGAGGCGGTCACCCCGCCCGGTACGTCGAGTTTCCAGGTCACCGTCCGTGCCTCGGCCGCGGAGGAGAAACGGAGGGCCACCGACCCGGAGGCCCCCGGTTTCAAGGAGAGCGAGCCCGGCGCGAAGGAGGCGTCGACGCCGGGGTCCGGCGCGTGCCGGAGCATCGCCTGGTACAGGAACTGGTCCATCACCCCCGGCGACACCTGCTGCGGTATCGCGTCCAGCGCCTTGCGCTCGCTCCGCAGCCGGTTCCAGTACCTCGACACCGCGTCCGCGTCACCCCGCTCACCGGCCAGCAACAGGTCCACGGCCGTCAGTCCGGCGGTGCCGTAGGAGCCGAGCTTGTCCAGCCAGGGCGAAGTCTCCCTCAGGAAGCCGGGGTTGGCGAGACGTGCGCGCAGCTTCGCGGGCGTGGCGGCCATGTCCGTGAAGTACGACCGCAGCGCGGCCGCCGCCTCGTCGAGGCCACTGCCCTCCTCGTACGCCTTCTGGAACGCGGCGAGCAGTTCGGCCAGTGTGGGGGCCTCGGTGGCGTCGAGCTGGGAGGAGTAGCTGTTCTCGGCGAAGATCCGCAGCCATGGCGCCGCGCCCGGCCCCGCCAGGTCCCGCACGGAGGCGAGGAAGGCGGCCCGGGGGTCGTACGCCTCCGCGTTCCACAGATAGGCCGCCGACGTGAACAGCGCGAGCTTGCTCGCCTCCGCCTGCACCATCGGGTTGGCGGTGACACCGACGGACTCACCCGCCACCCCGGCCTCCCGGCCCGTGTAGGGGCCGAGCAGGAGGCGGCTGGTGACGTAGTCGTTGACCGGGTAGTTGTCCCAGACCAGGATCGGATGGCCGTAGACCGCACGGGCCTGCCGCAGCTGCGCGGCGGTGATCGTCGGCGCGATCACCCCGACACCGGTCCACTCCACGACCACGTCCGCGTCCAACCGCTCGCGCAGTGCCTTCTTGTACGGGGTGTCCGCTAGGTCCGAGTACTCGGTGGGGACCATCTCCAGCGGGTCGAGCCCGGTGCGCCCGGCGGAGAACTCCTCCCACACCCGGTTCAGCAGATGCGCCTGAGCCTCGCCGGCGGCGCCGCCCCCGCTGCCGAAGCGCTCCTCGTCCGCCGCGCAGTTCCACTTGGTGTAGCTGATGTCGTCCAGCGGGATCGCGAAGGACCGCACCCCGATGTCGTACAGCGAGGCGAACTTGCGGACCAGGGCGGTGATGTCACCGTCCGAGGAGTAGCAGACCGACAGACCGGGCGAGAGGGCGTAGGTGAAGCGGACGTGGTTGGCGGCGGCCCGATCGACGAGTTCGCGCACCTGGGCGAGTCGGTCGGCCGGGTACTCGTCGCGCCACCGCTCCCGCAGATACGGGTCGTCCTTGGGGGAGTAGACGTACACGTTCTGCTTGGTGCGGCCGTAGAAGTCGAGTTGGCTCAGCCGTTCGGCGTGGGACCAGGGGGTGCCGTAGAAACCCTCGACGACACCGCGCAGTGCGGCCGTGGGCCAGTCCCGGACGGTCACCTCGGGCAGGTGCCGGCCGGTGAGAAGTTGGCGGAGGGTCTGGGCGGCGTAGTACGTGCCGGTGGTGTCGACGCCGGAGAGGGCGAGCAGGGTACGGCCGGAGCCGCGTCCGGAGGCCAGGACGTATCCCTCGGCGGGCAGCCCGGCCGGGGATCCGACGCCGAGCCGCCGCAGCGCGCCCGCGGTCGCCGGGTTCTCGTCGGGCCCGCCGACGTACACGGTGAGCCCTGCGGCGGGCGGACGTTGCCCGGCCGGCACGGTGACGATCCGGTCGGCTCCGGCGGCCCGCAGCGCGGTCTCGACGATCCGCCGCGCGGAGGGGTCGGTGCGGGGCCCGACCACCGCCACCACCCGGTCGGGAACGGCGAGTCGACGTCCGTCGTACTCGATGTGACGGGGCGTCGGCCACACCTCGGGCACCGACGGGCGCTTCGCGGAAGACGGTGCGGACGGCGTGGACGGTGCGGACGGTGGGGCGGCGTCCGCCGGGAACGACGGGAGGCTCAGACTCAGGGCCAGCAACAGCGCCCAGAGGAGACGCCGGGGGCGTGGGAGGAAAGAGGTGATTGAAGCCATCGAAAGAGGCTAGGGCTGCTGAATCAAGCATTCAAGGGTGCCGCGGCGAGGAGAACGTCGACAGGGCGCGGGCGCTGGGTGTCCGGATGGAAGGCGCGAATTCTGGGCGTACCCGTGGCCCAGCACGCCGGCTCGACCGCGCCGCCTCGGGCATGAGGGGCGAGAACCTGTGTGGATCCGCCGACGGACCGCAGGGCACGGCGTGGAGTGTTCCGGATGCTGGTGGTGCTGTCGGTGCGGGGCGCCACGAAGCTCGTCGTCCTCGCCGATCAGCTCCAGGTCGCCCCGTCCACCGCGATGCGCATGGTCGACCGGCTGATCGCCGCCGGGCTCGCCGACCGGCAGACCAACCCCGACAACCGCCGCGAGACCCTGCTCCGGCTCACCGACGAGGGCCGGCGCGCCGTCGAGGAGGTCACGGCCCGACGGCGCATCGAACTCGCCACGGTCGTCGAGCGCCTCGCCCCGAGGCAACGGACGGCGCTGGTCGACGCGTTGACCGCGTTCGACGCGGCGGGCGGGGAGCCCGTGGC encodes the following:
- a CDS encoding peptidyl-prolyl cis-trans isomerase, which encodes MNGRTADSVPAALVGGVPVARERVDVVLAMVPARDREVRPEGQARAERQRRRWATQVVVADELARRACAARGLAPPPREAPARPPAVSGTEVADLGSIIAVTLAHSPAARTLLAALEAEQRVPEEAVREYYDRNPDRFLTPEALRRGVDPYGGAEPGDFLPYDAVHDVVVRELRRALGRQAFFDWLDRARADVEYMPGHEHPGDPSHPDHEHRH
- a CDS encoding NEW3 domain-containing protein, translated to MRVISVESTELFVGTEDQPQQVVAVDVEHDAGRPVRLSVEGPGVRTVGQAVVTVGEDGTVRAEIPVVTDGLAPGDHREITVTAVDGELVARRTAGFTVAEPGWTMFMVSHFHYDPVWWNTQAAYTETWDVADDPAVTGLPARTFDSRGQSGMSLVRAHCDLARRDPAYTFVLAEVDYLKPYWDAFPEERAFLRQLIRAGRVEIMGGTYNEPNTNLTGAEATVRNALYGDGFQRGIMGASPETAWQLDAFGHDPQFPGLMADAGVTSSSWARGPFHQWGPTLSVFGEEPRDPRRMQFPAEFSWIAPSGRGLLTAYMVNHYGAGWAIDNAPTLPEAEAAALKLFRGLKKVALTRNVLLPVGGDYAPPCRWVMGIHRDWNERYVWPRFVSGVPRDFFAAVRAELEREGRAASPQTRDMNPVYTGKDVSYIDTKQAQRYGEALLADAEAWATLASLTTGHPYPDAALDKAWRQLIYGAHHDAITGSESDQVYIDLLTGWRELYDLAREVHADATQALADRVAPLPGDGADLIVLNSATWRRRDVLTVADPGRIPLDHTGLPLPAVSEDGELSVVVTDVPGMGLKALSLADGSVPGWTPGDGTTIRNEFYEVTVDPARGGGVSSLRALAGAGGGRELLRPGDIGNELVVQEEYPRHPRFGEGPWHLTPTGTTAARSRDVTADIDVEHSPAGSRITVRADLGLFRYTQRLTLWAGVDRLDVTTTVDGYDGADRLIRVRWPSDVRGGLPVHEVADAVVGRGFGFVEVDSERFPWTLDNPANTWFGLGSTARVAVHDDTGALLGHRSIGVAELVFGDWDAAGELGTPLAAALVRTGVTATSTIAGGPRYGDLEVDSNLPDIRIAVGGPERNALVAEVLGWDPAAARELRRRLAEDGLAAVWVAPRASLREEWVPGADLRDLERLPLLVVAGARPEDDAKAVDALIADLDDATVRAVAAGGGEALPPGDAWDGRGFAILNRGTPGCVVTSSGDLHMSLMRSCTGWPSGIWVDPPRRTTPDGSGFQLQRWSHTFAYAVVAGEGDWRDLGWPRAGHAFNHPLTGRLRTPEHPLTARLREPAQAAAGLPRTVTLLALEPEGRVVLDALKPAGSPLARGGTTPVDPAREVVVRAHEVDGRPVRARVTGPAAWAAGRRADVLERPGEALAPGADGALELDLTGFQVATVLASPVAAAPPVRACGTTSGAPGDGSPTEQLSPSCALPGEGAGVAAHEPAQPVHTRYWLHNSGPAPRGNMPVAVYLSPAALTADGPVTATVRISSELTDAPVSGTVALEVPPGWSAEPAELPYALGTGGFSLTEVTVTPPPGAVPGRYALAARLTHGGQTFEDVVALDVPGAAVRGEPDGRTGPSLVMDLGVDRVEVRRGERARMPVRLRNTTRGPVGGALWAVSSWGTWAGVAPGLQGFALAPGESTEYAIEIDGSAVPVGSYWLMAKAGWHGCVAYSEAVALEVGP
- a CDS encoding MurR/RpiR family transcriptional regulator, whose translation is MPSTDVTALIRTELPRLAGSLRKVGELILEDPAAVTHCSAAELGRRTGTSQATVTRFCRAIGLDSYQHLLIELAQERGRGESSEWGSAEIGPDISPDDSLERVVQVVGTADLRAIQQTIDRIDLDSVERAAQAVARARRTDVYGVGGSGAVAQETETRLFRIGCAVRGWTEVHAATTSAALLTPADVAIGISHSGATREVIEPFELARERGATTIALTADPRSPLARAADIRLIASSSETSFRTGSIGARHSVLMLIDCLYVRVGQLSYQRASASLALTDHIAGAHAVKSRRSR
- a CDS encoding SIS domain-containing protein, coding for MSVESANESVTEPVSADRFAREGLAVLHRLTESARADVGAAATLIADCVREDGVVQAFGTGHSQAMVLELAGRAGGFVPTNRIQMADLVLFGGDHPSGLDDPLLEREPGIAVRLYELAAPRPQDLFVVISNSGVNNVIVEMALHAKERGHRLLALTSLAHTHSVPATHPSGKKLADLADVVLDNAAPRGDALLELPGGGAICALSTLTGVMLVQMTVAEAAAQLLASGDHPPVYVSANVPGGFESNLGLEQRYAGRIRRTAS
- a CDS encoding beta-N-acetylglucosaminidase domain-containing protein, with translation MASITSFLPRPRRLLWALLLALSLSLPSFPADAAPPSAPSTPSAPSSAKRPSVPEVWPTPRHIEYDGRRLAVPDRVVAVVGPRTDPSARRIVETALRAAGADRIVTVPAGQRPPAAGLTVYVGGPDENPATAGALRRLGVGSPAGLPAEGYVLASGRGSGRTLLALSGVDTTGTYYAAQTLRQLLTGRHLPEVTVRDWPTAALRGVVEGFYGTPWSHAERLSQLDFYGRTKQNVYVYSPKDDPYLRERWRDEYPADRLAQVRELVDRAAANHVRFTYALSPGLSVCYSSDGDITALVRKFASLYDIGVRSFAIPLDDISYTKWNCAADEERFGSGGGAAGEAQAHLLNRVWEEFSAGRTGLDPLEMVPTEYSDLADTPYKKALRERLDADVVVEWTGVGVIAPTITAAQLRQARAVYGHPILVWDNYPVNDYVTSRLLLGPYTGREAGVAGESVGVTANPMVQAEASKLALFTSAAYLWNAEAYDPRAAFLASVRDLAGPGAAPWLRIFAENSYSSQLDATEAPTLAELLAAFQKAYEEGSGLDEAAAALRSYFTDMAATPAKLRARLANPGFLRETSPWLDKLGSYGTAGLTAVDLLLAGERGDADAVSRYWNRLRSERKALDAIPQQVSPGVMDQFLYQAMLRHAPDPGVDASFAPGSLSLKPGASGSVALRFSSAAEARTVTWKLDVPGGVTASPAEGTVTVPAGGGASAEVTLTGVTEGVHSVVVSGSGVLDRAIPVRVTDGGGASRALTANFSGATVSSIDLSSGRSTDIAVGANPGEVVVSADGRTAYAANQGSNSVSVIDVARGEVTATVRVGRVPAGLALTPDGGTLWVANYTDGTVQPVDTGTLRAGATVTVGSGPENMAITPDGRTLYVANIHDNTVSPVDLGTGRAGAAIPVGPRPFNVVAAPDGKTVYVSNSGGSTVTPIDTASNDTEPTLLVSGQAYGLGLSPDGRTLWVSPSTGDHVTPVDTVTGAPGRRITVGRSAFDVGLDWDGGTAYVTTADGNRLVPVDTATGTAGAPLTTGAYPLAVALTPVPVP